acaaataatGGATTCAATACAAGAATGTGTCATCCGTATGCGAACTCCATGGTGGTTGCCAATTCAATCATCCTTTGTGACATCCTGCACTTgccaattaaagaaaatattaaaaattaaaataattcaaaggAAACTAAAATTGAGATAATGTGACTAACCACTCTTGCACATCTTctgcctttcttttcttccaaagATATTGGATTTGAGCAAGTTTGGCTTTTGTGACCAATTTGACCACAACAACCACATTTGACCCTCTTCTCTTCACCGGCTAAAGGAATTAAACAAATCCTACGTCTTCCACATTTACGTCTAGTAGCCAGCTGTAACAATTTAATAAACACAATTTCTTTCGGCATTGTCCAATCGGCTTGACTACCCACCGGCATTATCTAATATGCATAGGCACACAATAGAGCTTTTGTTTGATAGTATGTGGAGCAGAAAGTGTATGAGTCAATATTGCGTGAACGTGCAGCAGCCAGGGCATGTCCACATGGCAATTTATCGAAATCAAACACTTGACATGTGCAAGTTTTCGCATTTAAGTCTACTATGCCACCAAAGTTACCATCTTTAACAttgaatctatatatatatatatatatatcaatcggTTCTGGATGCCAATATTAGGATAATGTCAATCTTTTGGCTATTTCTCCTTCAACTTAAGATGTGATATATCCTCCCATCTTACTAGCACCATCCAATCTCTcataaaattattgttgaagCATATTTCTGATATACTCTATCAAACATTGAATCGACAATTTACATGCATTCGCTAGAGCTGCATTCAGGCATTCTGCAATGTTTGTCGTCATTATATCAAACTGATTGCCATCCGAATATGCATGTGCCTAACGACTAAAATCAGCCTCTCAAAGATACGCACCGACGGCTGGAGCATATCGCTCGAGCTCATTAAAGTATTCATGAAATTCTAATTCTCGATAAGCCTTCGTTGCCTTGTAGAAAAGAGTGTGCACATTTTCGTGCTTGAATTTAGCTTTAATGTTTTGGCCAATATGATATATACATGCAACGTGCAATGCATTAGAGAATACCGTCATTACCGCCTTTTGTATGCTCTTATACCTATCGGACACAAATACCAAATCAGGTATCTCATCACCAATTACATATTGGAATTGAGTGAAGAACCATTCCCATAAGTCATCATTCTCAGAATCTCTGAGTTCCCATGCTATAGGATATACACTGTTCTTACCATCTTTATAGGTGGTAACAAACAAATTGCTAAGATATTTACCCTTCAGAAAGCAAGCGTCGACTGCAATAACAAGCTGCATTTGGCTACGAAATCTGGCAAGGCATGCATCAATGGCCATAAAAAGGTACTATAATCTATTGTTATTGTCACTTTGGAATTCTGTAATTGTCCCGAGATTTTTCAACTTCAACATGTACATATAAGATGGAAGCAACTAGAACGATTCCTCCACAACCCCCCCTCCCTGAATCATGCCCAAAGCCTTTACCTGCGATCACCATGCTTTATCATAACTTATGTTAACACCAAAGTCCTTGAAAAAATCGTCGATAATATTCTTAGACTTATAAATACGCTTCACATCCTCAAATTTGAGTTTTACATAAAAACCAATTACTCTGCTCTTCGCTTAGTAATGATCACAGTGCATTATTGAAGATAAACATGAATGAATATTCACATATTTCCTGACTATCCAACCAAAAGAAGTACCAAGGGTTGTTTCCCTCAACCGCCATTGACATTGATCGTGCATACATTGTACACTACTTTCTTAGTTGACTTGACCATTTTGTATTCATAATTCTTCTTCAAAGCCAACAAACTCATCCGTTGATGCAATTCAAATTTTGACGCGAAAATTTGGTTCAACTTAACTTTTGACACCTCCTACAATGTTCTCGAACTAACCCTTGATAATTTCGAAGATGGGAGCAAACTAGGCTGCTCAGCACGATCACCAACTTTTACATTGATATTGACCAAATTTTCAGCATCACAACCATTGAAAACTTCTTCAGACAGATGTTTTGCATTATCACACTTAAAACATCTTCAACCCCATGTTTATCATCATCCCAATTAACATCTTAAACACCATGTCCAGCATCATCACCATTAACATCTTCAAGCCCATTTCCATCCAAAGCATCATTAAAATTAACATCGTCATGCAAACTAGTCGTAATCATGTTCCTTCTAACCTCGTTTTTTGACCATATTGGACTATCGTTGCCCAAGCGTATCATCGAAGAATTATTGCATACTTTATTCTTTGTAACCTTTTCCTTATTTCTAGCACCAAAATTAGGTTGTGTTTTCGGTTATAATTTGTCCACACAATGAGCTTTTGGAATCTATCTGAGAGCATTCGACTAGAAAGCATTCAACATCTATCTCATCATGAATCTCCATTAGAAATGCAAATAGATCTAACTTCTTAAACTTATACTTCAGCACAGCCGACTCTCAGCCAAACTAACATTGAACCTCTTGTATAGGGAACTTACCAATTGGTCGAATGTACAATCTAGCTCCACACATATTACCCAACCACATTTCTTGATCACGTACTTACATTCTTTCGCATCAACATCATATTCCCATTAACCTCCATACATCACAGGTATAAAGATAGTTCTAGAAGTTGTCATTCCTAtaatataaattgaatcaatttataaattaaattaaaacatatcgGTTctgtaagtaaaaaaatatattggtTGTTTAAGGTTATATCGGTTTCTTAATATCGGTCATGTAAGGATATGTCAGTTAATAGATATCGGTTTACATAAGATCTCAACAGATAACATTTTACTGATATATCAGTTGAGAAAGAATGTCGGTACATACATATCCTTTCCAAATTGATATATcgatttatatatatcttttcatAACCGATATATCAACcgatataaaacatttttcatgatGTTGCTATGTTTTAACCTATATCGATTAAAATATATCATGATTTAACTGATATATGTTCAAACCAGCAAAATGCATACTCTTCACTCAATCGAGCTTTTGAATGAAAAACTAGGGCCAACCTCATTTACAAATCCATTacgttttcatttaaaaaatcgcaaagaagaggataaaatacTCTGGAATCACTCAAGCGACTAAAATTCATTagccaaaatttttcaaagataagaaaatgaaTACATGAATGGTATGGAGACAAGCTATCGGATCTACAAAGGGAAGAACAACAATGGCTTTGAAGAAGACGATTGATGAAGAAGCAGCAATACTTagatggagagaaagaaagacgaGTGAGAGATATTGACGACGGGCGAGTGAGAATATGCGTGAAAAAGGAAGACAGGATCCTATACCTAATTTAAAATGGGGGCATTTTTGtccaatcaatttttaaaagcCCTAGTCTTGCAAATATTCTCAAAGTGTCTTATTTTTCCAAAGTTTAGTACCGaaagtcctatttttccaaatttccgttgattgtttttgtttgttagtCTACACAATCTAAACATCTTATGTTTCTTAAGCAGAGAGGAAGCTCTCTACTTCTTTATGTGTGTTTCGGTAATTTACTGGTAGCATGGTAGAAAATTTGAAACCTTCAAAGTGCAATCTTGTCAATTTCTAATTGGTTATGGTGAGGGAATAAGGCAAAGAGAGGCTTCAGGGAACGAAGGACCTCTTTGTTTATGATTGGATAGGCAaatttttgggttttcttttttatggGAGCTGCCTCAAgaaactaactaaattaaaatttgtttaaagtttattgaaaatcttcaaaatattttctccatttttaatTCTTGAACTCTTAATTTCAAACAATTATTCATTTGGACCCTCTATTGTTCGAGAAACTAGCTTGGTGAATTTGTATGGTAGgtgcaataaaataaaattgataattagtcatgcattattaatttgattgtttTTGAATGCATTACTAAGGACAAGTTAGGGGCATGGGATAAGTTTGAGgatcactacaagaatttagacttaaaattgatttattcactcttttcgctggGTGAGAATGATGAGATTTAAGATTTATTTCATTAGGGAATGGTTAAGGTATCACTACTAGAATTTAGACTTcttatcataaattaatttatcacaataattataaaaatcgtCACAACATACTTATTATGACGAAATTGGTTTGTCATCATATTAGTCACAACAACCTTGtcttaataaatatattgtgacaaaatcaTCAATtctattgtgacaaaaaatattttgtcacttaaaTCAACTTattataacaaattattttgttgtaaaaaaaatatttttgtcacaatatataCTATTTAGTTACAAGAAATCTAAATTTCATATAcaaatcatatgttttatcATGGCAAAGTGTATCttgtgacaaaaaatattttgtcacaatttaaatagtaacaaaacttatttgatataaattttaatatgataaaattaattttgtcacttattagcaaatttgacaataaatttttgttacatattttataatgactaataattttttcaatcatttaatattgtgacaaatattttttttcataaaatagaaatagtaacaaaataaatttcgcaaaattattcaatagtgataaaatatttttgtcaatgtcccaatagtgaaaaaaaaaaattgtgtcagTAATTAGAACAAGAGACAAAAATTTTTTAGtaggaaaatattaatattgatgaaattatATTTCACAAAATCtagaaatgtgacaaaaatattttggcaaaaattataaaagggtgacaaatatttttgtcatgtTCTCAATGTTccaataatgaaaaaaatatttatgtcaataattcacacaagtgacaaatttttttaataagaaaacattaataataatataattatttttcacaaaattagaaaatgtgataaaaatatttttgtcagaATTATCAAaagtgacaaatatttttgttatattcttAATGTTCCAAtagtgataaaaatatttatgtcaatttgtaaaaatgacaaatctttttttgtaataaaatattaacaatgatgaaattactttttcacaaaatcataaaaaatgacaGAAATAATTTTGTCAACATTATTaaagggtgacaaatatttttgtcattttctcaatggtgaaaaaattatttatatcaacaattctaaaaagtgaattttgtggtaaaaaaattgtaaaagtggtgaattttttgaaaaatgtgacattttttttaatttaaaaatacaaaaaatatttttcaataatcaaatagtgatgaattttttttttttttcatttttcataacTATAACAATAACAAGcagtgacaatttttttttgtttatttaaaatgtttATAGTGATGAAAATCATGTtgttggaattatttttaaaacaaatccTGTTCATCTttgtatcaaattttttttttttttttttcatattcaaAGTATTAACATACCatcataatttaaatgcaatatttCAAACTTGCCATAGTtgcaaatcctaactggaaCTCCtaactggaacatttgaatgttctaggggcataacccaattagaagctGAATTTTCTAGTAAGGGTTTAGAAACATAATACataaatgcatgatgcaataacatgaacaatcatataccttagtgtaacttccctggcccaccaACCCGACACGGAGTCCTAGGCAAAATCCTAACCTACTTTTAGGATAATCCTAACTTTGCTCCATCATTTGCCTTTGGAaaattacagctacactatcagggcaatatcccaatcccatgcacgaatatcaatatgctaataatatcgtgccatgcaaaaatCGTAACCCATCgatgcaacaatacatgtataaatatgatAGGATGCtcgtataatatatataacttaaccactttcatgactatcatgctcaacataggcAAAATACAACATGTATAAgcttttagagaaaaaatactCACATTCAGCACGAAGTTCGAAATATCTTGAAAAACGTACATCAGCTCGATTTGCGTGTGTGACCTCAATTTTAGTGTcaaacctcaaaagttgcacaaatcactATTCCTTGAGCAAaacaatcctataaatcatattcattcacaaaatatctcaatacctcaatattttaatattttcctttattttctcacattttctatTCTGAAAATCCAAATAATACCTTcaaaactattttctccaatcgttttccacaacaatttattaaattctaagaacttcaaagaaaaattccaaaacttaCCTCAAACCTTCGTTTGCACGCAAAACGAGGCTAGTCGTTGCAAAAACAAagaaatcgagaagataaacaccaaaactttttgcacaactctcaagagaataattttttagagtttttgacatttttttcacatttttccaAGCTCCCATGCGCCGCGCATGGCTTCTGCACGTGAAAGCCACATGTGAAGGCCACACGCCAGCCTTCTTCTCATACGACAGCACACCGGAACTTCTGGATTTTTGCACCATGTTTCTCTCCTCTTGAAGTCGATCCTGATGACATAGGTCTTGCCCTGAAAGGAACGCCGGAAACCCCTCAACGGGCCTGCCAAAACTTCGGCCTAGTCGCCCTTCTCTTTCTCTGGCGAAGCCCCGAAACCCCATCAAACCAGCACCAAAACGCTTCAATTCGTTCAAAATCATGGGAAATAAAAGCCCTATGGTTTGATGCCTCAATTCGTTCAAAATCAGGGTTGATTTGAAGTTCAAAAACTTGTAAAACCCTCAGTCAAActtcttatatttatagacaaattcGAACCCCAAAACAAAAACTCTCACTTCAACCAAAACCACTAGTGTCTCCCCTTGCCATATATCTTTACAAAACCCACCGAAATAGCCTTCAAAAGCTTGATTAAAGTGGCCAATCTTTCGGCTGAAAGTTGGCCAAATCCGATCGATTTTTGGCCGTTTGACAGCCATGAAGATTGTCTTGGTCTTGCTCCAAGGCCCTCCATCCACTTCTTCGGGTCTCCTATGGCCGATTTTGGCGATTGGAAGGTTAGTCGGCCATGAAcgctttttttgaaaattacactttcaccccttaaattttttaaatgtcatTTCAGCCATTTCCACAAAGTCCCTAAGTTTTCTAGCATTTCTATTGAGACCCTTACGTTCTAAATTTCTCGCTTGCCCCTCGGGGTTCCAGGAAATGCGTTATTTCGACCTCCCTTgagtaatttcaaaaattatactttggcccggACTTATGCTTTGCATGCAAAACTCCCTTATTTTGTCCTAAAACCACTTAAGAGTTGTTTATCAAGTCCAATCTGACTCTTTTAAGGGTTTCGTTGGCTTTTTAGAAGTCCCTTAGGACAATTTGGTTTTTCAGCCGAATCCgaagctgtaccgaaaattatctCTGATCTGATTTCTCTCGAcgctaaaaattatttctcaagaTATTCATCAATaccgtatcattttccttagatatctcggCTCTAAGGCACTCCCTACTgtcgatttggtcaattttttgggctatttagataccaatctttctcgaaatttcatttttctaataaaatatttattctcaaataatcCCAATTTTTTAGGTATTACAAGCATCTTTATATCCTCTActtaaattgtatatttaaCCTCTAATTTATAAAGATTTCATATTCATTATTCACAAGATGAGATTGTCTTTATATAGTTGATATATCATCATGTCATTTTAAGGTTTTGAAGTTTAACGAATCTGTGATCTTCACAGACGACATCTCTATTTCtcgaaaattatttttattataccaATTTATCCCCCTCTTAGTGTATGCCATAACATTTTATTTCTATCATATTATTCAcaagtaattttaaaaagttaattcCAAAAAAGTTGTGAAATTCTTTTGGAAAAACTATTCCAAAAGAATTGTTCTTCTTGAAAATACTATCTTCTTTGAGATAAGTATCCCGAAAAAAGGGCTacaacaataattatatatgttaaaattagttaaataaattttatgactatgcaaaataggaaaaagaatataattaacatAAGGTCACTCGaaacatataattattaataacatCAACTGATGTATTGAAACTAAGtaattaacataaaattgttgaattcctaatcaaataaatcaatcactATAGTACCAAAAAAATCTCATGATTGTGTCACTAAAgtcatataaaataattaaattcttaattaatttttaatttttaagtatgtGAATCACTTAACCAATACTAATCTAATAGTTAATTCTAATTGTTGGAATTCACCATTGACAATAGCTAACAACGTTTATTAAAAAACGCAAAAAgtttagatctacaaaaattagtgaaatagatattataacaatataaaattaaaaaaaaaaacataattaccTTAACTTAAGATCACTCAAAGCATATAatgattaatataaaaaaaataatatattagagtcaactaattaatataaaataattgaatctcTAATCTAATAAATTAATCACCATGAGATTGTGTTCTCGTATTTATAAAAACTcacaataatccaaaatttcataatataaagagtaatatatatatataaataatatttaatcttatattaatttaaacaaaGATATGAGACATATGGCTTCCGTCCCTCACAAATTAACTTAGGTTTTGTCAGTttttattatacttttatttattatacaaTTCAATTTAAAGGCTGTTTCCATTAATCCTCCCCGATGGGCTTAGGTTTTCTTTGCTGTTGTCCGCTGCCTTCGGCCCTTCCCCTTCGTCTCCGTCGCCGTCTCCGCCGATTCCGAGTTCCGATTCCGAGTTCCTGACCGCAGATTCAGAGTACCCCTTTGTCTCCATCCACGATAAGGTTTACGGAGACCTTCTTTTCTGGTATATACATACGAACAGGGGTGGGTATTAAaacctagatctactaaaattccACCGTTAGatccttttgatttttgagtATGTGGATCGCTGAGCCAACGATAATCTGATGGTTGGTTCCGATCGTCGGAATCCGTTGTGGATTTGGTGATGGAAAAAAATGGCATTAGTTCAAGAGAGGTAGGTGTATTGTGTGTGTTAATCAGTTTACCTGGTGCATATCTGAAGGGTAGTAGCTATGACTATTGGAGACTTAGATATAGTAGAGGATGGGAAATAGGATCAGAATGGTTGACTTGATGGCAACCATGATTATGGTGTAGTCTTGCATACTAGCTCAAAATAACATGTGCTTACGTGAGAGACAAATAAATAGCGTAAAATTATCAATTCCTTTTTTCTGTTATGGTGTAAGGTATTATAGGAGAGGTTGTTAAGAGAAAATTGATGATAGTTGAAGAGGTCTAATTATAATGAACCCTTTGGTGGTTATTTGATAATTTCAATCTCATAGATATCCTATACATCAAATTAGCGAGCTTGCAAATAAAGCTTCCTCTTAGATCTAGATAAAAAACCCCTAAGAGCAAGAATAAAAAATCTTTAAGCCATTTCATTAGGTGGAGTCCGGTACTAAATAAGTCCCAATGAGGGAAAAGAAATCCACACGTGAAATAAAAATCTCCCAAGGGTTCTTCTAGTGATAAAAAGTTACAAGCACCTCCCATGTAATTATGGCTAAACTTCATTAGGGGTGACCATACAAGAATTTATGCTTGTTGGTGTGCTTGCTTGGTGAGTTTTCTTAGTGCACGCCTAAAGTAGTGGCTGCAAGTTTTTTTCGATCGGAAAAAAATGAATGTtgtgttaattaattatgtcGTAATGTTGAGTGTCCATGGCTGGACGTGCTGCTGAGGATTAAGGTGCATGTTATTATAAGTTGTAAGGATTGTGGCCTAATCCTGACCTGCTTCATATCTCTACTACCAAGTGAAACATTTGCATGTTACCAAAGGCTAGGGGTTTGAGGACACAATTAGACCTTTCTGTATCTGGCTTCTGATTTATCACTCTTTCCATATCTTCTTTCTGATTTATcattgtttatatttgttttctgGATTGTAACACAGTTATCATGTATTATGTCAGCTCAAAGCCAAAGCAAATCCCTGTTCTCTTTCAGTTAGTTTGAAGAGCATACAATGCCAAAAAAAGGTTCATCCAAGCCATCCACTCTAATGTTGGAGGATCCAGTTATAGAAAAGGAGATAAAACCATCTTCCAGACCCAAAAAAACAGGTAGCGAGATTGATGAGATCTTTGctggaaggaagagaaagaagtcAGCACAACAAAAGGCTAAGAAACCAGCTGAAGGTGAGGCAGGTAATGAAGATAggattaagaaaaaaatgaataagaagaagaagaagaaaattgaaggTCCTAAAGATAGTGGGTTGGTAGACCGGTCTTCTCTGcctaggaagaagaagacaggTGATGGGCTTGCCATTTATACAGAGGAGGAGTTAGGGATTGGAAGGGAAGATGCTGGAGGTACCCCCCTTTGTCCTTTTGATTGTTCTTGTTGTTTCTGATTATAAACAATTACTCTTTTGAGTAAGTAATTTTGTTTGTATGTACTTTTTGAAACCTTTGCAAAAGTAGTTAATTTGTAATTCTCCATTTCACTTTTTGACTTTTTTAacattataattattttgttaatgtcTTAGATGTAGTAGTATATTGGCCGATCATCTCATATTAATATTAGCttacaatttcaaattttgttttcCTCAATTGTTAAATCAGAGATATTTGTATGTGAAACCTGTCTATGTCAGTAATTTTGGATTGGGGTAGCCTGCTGTTGTGTTAGCTTTAATCCATTTCTCTAGGTTTTACTTTAGTTTCTGTCTAAAAAAGTATTTCTTCTAACCTGTCTTTGAACATGGAAATCAGGATCCTTCATCTAACTCATTTGAGTTCTAGAATGGAGCAACTCGGTTGGGTTGCATTTTGGCCTCACCTTGGCGAAGGtgaagctaaaattgttctTCAATTGGAATCACTTTCTTAGTTCTGTCTTGTGCTTACTGTTTCCGAAAGCAATAATTTTGTATTGGAAAGCAAAAGAGTTGCTCAAAGCCCTTTCCTTAAAAGGTGGTGCTTCTTCTGTTTTAAACTTTTGTAATTTTGGCAGGGAGAGTTAGATTTGTTAGACCTAAATAAATTGAATAGGTAggtaaaaaatgattaaattctttttaataattaagagaGAATCATGGACCGTACTCTACTAGttgtaaaatacaaaatttctccaaaaattggATAAATGAATAATCTTTGCTCAAGatagattaaaaaaatctttacctatttaatatatttggGCAACTTGAGGACACTGTCaagaattttttctttttaaaatgaaCCACTTCATTACTCTTGTTCTTTGTAAAGGATTACTCCCTTTAGACACCCCCCcaaactcacacacacacagagagggAAGGATGGACTCTAATGAGTGGGAAAGGCAAAAGCCCCACCACAAAGGCGAGACTTGGGTTATTCTGTGATGGTGATACAGGATTGATCGAGTGCCAAAGATGGAAAAAGTATTTGAGAAAACTTTCAAAGGTGAGTGATCCTAATGAGTAATAGTTGCTCCCACTTCTTCAACCCTCTAATCAGAttgatgaattttaaatagtaaatCTCATTCAAATTCATACttaaaaatgttcaaaattcTTGAATACACGTTTATTTTAAAAACCACAGATACCAATTTACTTCACAGTTTGGTTAGTGACGTATGCTTAATCATTGTACAAGGCAATTTAAAGATGCTTGAAACCTAAAATTacattctctttactttttaattttatttttaattttctattttaataatttatttttaaaaatttaaaaatacattctctttatcattttaaaaaattatttctcaaaaccaaaaattaaaaaatacatctctttgaaattttaaaaatatttttttaataatattttatttaataaatttaattattcaataaattaaaaatatttaatattaatatattatttaaaaaacatatacgttttaaagttaataaattttataatattttttctcattataataataaaatataaataaataaatgagttttaaatttaaaatttattttagacaaaaacactcaaaaataattttttgttgttttaattttttttatttttaaaaacaataaaaaaataaatttttattatttaagaaaatcaaaaactaaaaacgcAACCTAAAATTTCTGATTAAAATAGGGAGAATATGATTTTACATGCATGTATAAAAATTTGTGCACCTTCATTGTTAATGATATTGAAGGCATATTCAAGTTCAGGCCTTTGAATCTGAAAGCGCCCAAGGAATTAAAAACTTGTGCATAATCCTGCCAATGGAGAAGTTTGGTTTTTAA
This window of the Diospyros lotus cultivar Yz01 chromosome 5, ASM1463336v1, whole genome shotgun sequence genome carries:
- the LOC127802123 gene encoding uncharacterized protein LOC127802123; amino-acid sequence: MPKKGSSKPSTLMLEDPVIEKEIKPSSRPKKTGSEIDEIFAGRKRKKSAQQKAKKPAEGEAGNEDRIKKKMNKKKKKKIEGPKDSGLVDRSSLPRKKKTGDGLAIYTEEELGIGREDAGGLIECQRWKKYLRKLSKVSDPNE